The window TCGATCACGCCGAGATGATTCATAATCCGGGCAAAGGAATAGAACCTCATTCCTGTCCCATAGATATTCTCTTGATACACTTCGTCCGCAATGATCGCCAGGCGGTGGCGTCGCGCGAAGGCGACGACCATCTGGATATTCTCCGCTGTTAATACCGCGCCAGTCGGGTTGCCGGGATTGATCACGACGATCCCAACCGGATTGACTCCGCGCTTCTTGGCCGACTCCAGGCTGCACTCCAGAGCCGCTTCATTGAGCTGCCAATGGTCGTCGTCGTCGAGCATGTAGCCAATCTTCTGACCGCCATACAGTTCAAGGCTGGCGCTGTACAGCGGGTACTGCGGAATGGGAATCATGAAACCATCATTCTTTGTTCTTAGAAGCGCAGTCAGGACTGCCTGTGCGCCCTTGCTGGCGCCATCAGTCAGGATCACACGGTCCGGATCGGCGGCAATGCCGTCGCGCTTGGCAATGAAGTCGGCGACTGCCTTTCGGACAAAAGGGATGCCGGCGCTCTGGCTGTACGCCCCGGTGCCATGCGGATGCCGGGCGAGGATAGATTTCGCCCGGTCGACAATATCGCGCGGGAAGTGCCGCGTGACATCGGCATTCTCCAGCAAATCGGGATATTCGATCAGACAGAGGATCTGGCGCAAGTAGGTAAGCGGTTTTTGCTTGAGCGCCTGCGGATTGCCGATATTGCAGTAGATGATCTTGTGCCCGGCCGCCTCCAGCTCCTGCGCGCGCTGGACGATCGGTCCGCGGACGGCGTACTGAGCTTGGAGTAGCCTCCCATTGATCTGTTTCAGCGCAAGGGTCATACGTTGACTCCTTCCAGGCGCGGAGTAGGCTCCAGACTTGCGAGAACTTCGCCGATAGTCTTTCCAGCGTCACCAAACAGCAGGATTGTCGACGGTTCGTCGTAGAGCGAGTTGGGCACACCGGAGTATCCCGGCCGTTCGTCGAGGTTGAAGACCAGCACGTGCTTTGCTTCATGCGCGTTAAGGATCGGCATGCCGGAAATCGGTGTGTCGGCTTTCATGATAGCAGCGGGATTGACGACATCGCACGCCCCGATGACCAGCACAACGTCGGTTGCGGCGAATTCGCCATTTACGTCATCCATTTCGCGCAGTAACTCGTAGTCGACATCGGCTTCCGCCAGGAGAACATTCATATGGCCGGGCATGCGGCCGGCGACGGGATGGATCGCGAAGCTGACCTTCTTTCCCATTTGCATGAGCCGTTGCGACAGGTCTGCGACTTTGAATTGCGCTTTGGCCAGCGCCATGCCGTAACCCGGGACAATAATAACGCTTCCAGCCTCGTGGAGCAGTCTCTTGGCCTCAGTCATCGATTCCGCGAAGGTCCGGACTACCCGTGGGACCGCGGGTCGCTCCGGTGCCGCCGGCCGCGTTACTGAAGTCGGCACGGACTTGTTGCCCGACAGCACTTTGACAAAGCTGCGGTTCATGGCCTTGCACATCACCGCGGTCAGAATCGAGCCTGAGGCAGCTACCGTCGCACCGCAGGCAATGAGCAGCTGGTTTTTGATCACGATACCGCAAAATGCCGCAGCGAGTCCAGCGGTGGCGTTGAGAAATGAGATCAGCACCGGCATGTCGGCGCCACCAATGCGAATGGCGAATAACCAGCCAAGGAGGACCGATGCCGCCAGCGCGACGATGAGCAAGGCGATCGGCCCCGAGCCTGTCGATGCAGAGGCCGTCAGGCAGAGTCCCGCGATTGCCGCGAGCAGGATCAGCAGTGCGAAGTTGTGTTTGGGCAGGATCGTAGGCGTTTGTTTGATCTTTGCCGCAAGTTTGGCACTCGCCAGCATACTGCCGCTAAACGTAGCGGCGCCGATCACCAGACCGAGATATCCCGATACTTCACCGAGCGGCGTCAGTTCGGCGCCGGAACGCGTCAACTCGACCAGCGCGACGGTGCAGGCAGCCACGCCGCCGGCGCCGTGCTGGAAAGCCACCATCGCCGGTATCTGAATCATCGTGACCCGGACTGCAACGACGATGCCCACGGCACCGCCAATGAGAAGGGCCGCGACCAACCACGAAACGTCGACGATTCGGTGGGTTGAGGCGACCAAGACGATGGCTGCAAGCAATGCGGCAGCCGCTGTCAGGTTGCCCCAGCGAGCGCCTCTCGGAGTACGAAACAGGGTGATGCCGACGATCAGCAAAGCGATGATCGCAAGCTCCAGAATCAGAGTCA of the Candidatus Zixiibacteriota bacterium genome contains:
- a CDS encoding NAD(P)(+) transhydrogenase (Re/Si-specific) subunit beta, whose translation is MDNTMTLILELAIIALLIVGITLFRTPRGARWGNLTAAAALLAAIVLVASTHRIVDVSWLVAALLIGGAVGIVVAVRVTMIQIPAMVAFQHGAGGVAACTVALVELTRSGAELTPLGEVSGYLGLVIGAATFSGSMLASAKLAAKIKQTPTILPKHNFALLILLAAIAGLCLTASASTGSGPIALLIVALAASVLLGWLFAIRIGGADMPVLISFLNATAGLAAAFCGIVIKNQLLIACGATVAASGSILTAVMCKAMNRSFVKVLSGNKSVPTSVTRPAAPERPAVPRVVRTFAESMTEAKRLLHEAGSVIIVPGYGMALAKAQFKVADLSQRLMQMGKKVSFAIHPVAGRMPGHMNVLLAEADVDYELLREMDDVNGEFAATDVVLVIGACDVVNPAAIMKADTPISGMPILNAHEAKHVLVFNLDERPGYSGVPNSLYDEPSTILLFGDAGKTIGEVLASLEPTPRLEGVNV
- a CDS encoding aminotransferase class I/II-fold pyridoxal phosphate-dependent enzyme, translated to MTLALKQINGRLLQAQYAVRGPIVQRAQELEAAGHKIIYCNIGNPQALKQKPLTYLRQILCLIEYPDLLENADVTRHFPRDIVDRAKSILARHPHGTGAYSQSAGIPFVRKAVADFIAKRDGIAADPDRVILTDGASKGAQAVLTALLRTKNDGFMIPIPQYPLYSASLELYGGQKIGYMLDDDDHWQLNEAALECSLESAKKRGVNPVGIVVINPGNPTGAVLTAENIQMVVAFARRHRLAIIADEVYQENIYGTGMRFYSFARIMNHLGVIDVPLFSLHSVSKGFLGECGHRGGYLEVRNVSDDVFAEFIKLQSIGLCANVPGQIATYLMVSPPQPGERSYQAYISERDAILVDLGAKARILGEGINSIPGMSVDIPQGAMYAFVRFELPSERGVDLGQLTPEQLAAYVSKRESEYCLALLEKTGICVVPGSGFGQKPGTFHFRMTFLPPLEEIQLLVQKLDDFHSSYVAPRNDHSGVATMSRC